The proteins below are encoded in one region of Stigmatopora argus isolate UIUO_Sarg chromosome 2, RoL_Sarg_1.0, whole genome shotgun sequence:
- the eif3jb gene encoding eukaryotic translation initiation factor 3 subunit J-B, which produces MADWDADNFEPEEPNQKAPQDKWEGEDEDDDVKDNWDDEEDEEKKDVNTAVSVTKVPEKKKLSEKIKERENRLKKKQELEEEELQEELSPEEQLAQKLNVQKLQEDADLELAKDAFGVGSTSLVGIDAMCPSSKEEFTEFEKLLKEKISQFEKSVHYSNFLDSLFRELSISLEVEDLKKVSNSLSVLLSEKQKQEKQNKGKKKKKGVVPGGGLKAQMRDDLDYGGFDGGYAQDYEDFM; this is translated from the exons ATGGCGGACTGGG ACGCTGACAACTTCGAGCCGGAGGAGCCGAATCAAAAGGCGCCACAGGACAAATGGGAAGGCGAAGACGAAGACGACGATGTTAAA GACAACTGGGAtgatgaggaagatgaggagaAAAAAGACGTGAACACAGCAG TTTCAGTGACAAAAGTTCCCGAAAAGAAAAAGTTGAGTGAGAAGATTAAAGAGAGGGAAAAccgtttaaagaaaaaacaggaGCTTGAAGAAGAAGAATTGCAA GAAGAACTTAGCCCCGAAGAACAACTCGCCCAGAAGTTAAACGTGCAGAAGCTTCAAGAAGATGCAGATTTAGAATTGGCAAAGGATGCCTTCG GAGTTGGCAGTACTTCACTAGTTGGAATTGATGCCATGTGTCCGTCTTCTAAAGAAGAATTCACAGAGTTTGAAAAATtgctgaaagaaaaaatatcccAGTTTGAGAAATCGGTGCATTATTCAAATTTCTTGGATTCATTGTTTCGGGAACTCTCTATTTCAT TGGAAGTTGAAGATTTGAAAAAAGTCAGCAATTCGCTTTCAGTTCTACTTAGTGAAAAACAGAAACAGGAAAAG CAAAACaaagggaagaaaaagaagaaaggtgTCGTACCTGGTGGTGGTTTGAAAGCACAGATGCGAGACGACCTGGACTATGGCGGCTTTGACGGGGGCTACGCCCAAGACTACGAGGACTTCATGTGA